One window from the genome of Chloroflexota bacterium encodes:
- a CDS encoding DinB family protein, giving the protein MSERERLQALFAYNAYANRLALDTAARMSDAELDRPVGHAATRGLLQHVMESDAWLLALVRGASWQELPAFPTLAAMCQYWDGIVADMQALLAALPEADLARVISVDFGDHRLNYTVWEILMQTSQHAIHHRGELSVVMTSLGYPLPTLDIMLFFADRSGQHWPFDT; this is encoded by the coding sequence GTGAGCGAGCGCGAGCGACTGCAAGCGCTATTCGCCTACAACGCCTATGCCAACAGGCTGGCGCTGGACACCGCCGCGCGCATGAGCGACGCCGAACTGGATCGGCCGGTCGGCCACGCCGCCACGCGCGGCCTGTTGCAGCACGTGATGGAATCCGATGCGTGGCTGCTCGCACTCGTGCGCGGCGCGTCGTGGCAGGAGCTACCCGCGTTTCCGACGCTGGCCGCCATGTGCCAGTACTGGGATGGCATCGTCGCCGACATGCAGGCGCTGCTGGCGGCGCTGCCGGAGGCCGACCTGGCGCGGGTGATTTCGGTCGACTTCGGCGACCACCGGCTGAACTACACGGTCTGGGAGATTCTGATGCAGACCAGCCAGCACGCCATCCACCATCGCGGCGAGCTGTCGGTCGTGATGACGTCGCTGGGCTATCCGCTGCCGACGCTCGATATCATGCTGTTCTTCGCCGACCGCTCCGGCCAGCACTGGCCGTTCGACACCTGA
- a CDS encoding TIGR03564 family F420-dependent LLM class oxidoreductase, whose product MRIGLNFGGTGKGLADLLARFVQAETDGYHTAWTSSAGYDPLMLLALVGHQTKTIELGTAVVPTFPRHPVALAQQALTVQAASGNRFTLGIGLSHRVSMEERLGIDFSKPVRHMREYLSVLNGVLTGQPTQFSGQVYRVNTQLAVPNVKAPSVIVAALGEQMLKLAGRMADGTITWMGGPKYLATVAIPVITKAAREAGRPAPRIVAGFPVAVTNHPEAAKAAVAQTYANYANLPSYRHILEIEGAADVTLAAVIGDETQVEAQLKRLADSGVTDFNASLFGVKEDPGTAGRTHGFLGSLAKAGIK is encoded by the coding sequence ATGCGCATCGGACTGAACTTCGGCGGCACCGGCAAGGGCCTGGCTGACCTGCTGGCGCGCTTCGTGCAGGCGGAGACAGACGGCTATCACACGGCGTGGACGTCGAGCGCTGGTTACGACCCTCTGATGCTGCTCGCGCTCGTCGGGCATCAGACGAAAACGATCGAGCTCGGCACCGCGGTCGTGCCGACCTTCCCGCGCCACCCGGTCGCGCTGGCGCAGCAGGCGCTGACGGTGCAGGCGGCCTCCGGGAACCGTTTCACGCTCGGCATCGGTCTGAGCCATCGCGTCTCGATGGAGGAGCGGCTCGGCATCGACTTCTCGAAGCCGGTACGGCACATGCGCGAGTATCTCTCTGTGTTGAACGGCGTGCTGACCGGCCAGCCGACGCAGTTCAGCGGCCAGGTGTACCGCGTCAACACGCAGTTGGCGGTGCCGAACGTCAAAGCACCGTCGGTCATCGTCGCAGCGCTCGGTGAGCAGATGCTTAAGCTGGCCGGGCGCATGGCCGATGGCACGATCACCTGGATGGGCGGGCCGAAGTACCTTGCAACGGTCGCCATCCCGGTCATTACCAAAGCGGCCCGCGAGGCGGGCCGTCCCGCGCCGCGCATCGTCGCCGGCTTCCCGGTGGCTGTGACCAACCACCCCGAGGCAGCGAAGGCGGCGGTCGCGCAGACGTACGCGAACTATGCCAACCTACCGTCGTACCGCCACATCCTGGAGATCGAAGGCGCGGCGGATGTGACGCTGGCCGCCGTCATCGGGGACGAAACACAAGTCGAGGCGCAGTTGAAACGACTGGCCGATAGCGGTGTGACCGACTTCAACGCGTCGCTGTTCGGCGTCAAGGAAGACCCGGGCACGGCGGGTCGCACGCACGGCTTCCTCGGTTCGCTCGCCAAGGCCGGGATCAAGTGA